gtgtgtgtggacgtggCGTGCCTTTGGAGCATCGTCATCACGTCTTCGGCATGTAGCTGCCAAGTGTTTACTCCCTTAACTCTTCTCCATGCCTCGGCTGTGTTATTCATGTCATAGCCAGAAGGCATTCTTTTAATCAGCAAGTTTGGGATAATACCATCTTATTTTCATGTATCCTTGTATGGAGTACAAATTGTATTAGataaatgactttttatgtttttatgtttgaagTTTTAAAGCTGTTGGACTGTATTCAGATCATGAACACAAGCTACTGAtcaaagaccagttgaaaaatggcaagaatATAAACTAGTATAATAATGAGCTGcatttttcaataaatgacCTGGTGTTCTAATTACAACCCCTACATGGTGCTATAGTAATTGTGTTAAGCAAGCAAACCCTATTAACCAGCACAGAGCAAGTAAAGTGCAGCCAGTACCTTGTGTTTTACCTGTGTTATTCATTACAGCTTCCCGATTTAACATTATGTGCTTTATGTGCTTTGGGACCCTCATTACCCCAATAGGAAAAAATGGACGCAGAGTGTTCAAAGAAAAATGGTTTATTCACGGAAGTGAATGGGAACTGTACGTTCCGTCGCCACTTTGTGAGTCTTCATGCCGACAAATATGACAACTTTCATTGACCGCAGAGAAGAGAGAAGGTGAATGAAGTGTTGGCGGATCTGAAGAAACAGCAGTCTGTGTTTACTCACAACCGCGACATCAGAGCCTgagtggaagctagcagggttagcttgtgtggttaTGTGTGCGCGACTCTGGctcgatgagtatattttcaccaccttgtattttacggctttaatgtaaggaatgTTTTACAGTGCCCGATGACAATGCAGaagttctgagtgaaaaaaatacacatagcacatttatttttgaatgtaGCTTGTCTCCACCACaaattttccacattttccacacacacagaacacacttccgtgaccgtccttcaaaataagagcgctgtTTGCCACATCTTCATAAACATAACATGTCCTCCCCCCCAATGAGGAGTTGAACAGTTTGATGGCACTGGGAGCAAAGGAGTTCCTCAGTCTGTTGGTCCTGCATTTAGGGAGGAGCAGCCTCTCGCTGAACATGCTCCTCTGGCTGCTGGTGACAGTGTGCAGAGGGTGGCAGAGTCACCCGCAGCAATTTGAGAGTCCTCCTCTCTGCCACTGTTGCCAGAGGGTCCAGCTTCATCCTGACCACTGAGCTCGCCCGCTTGATCAGCGTCTCCAGCCTAGAGAGGTCTGCTTCTGTTGTGCTTCCTCCCCAGCACACCACAGCATAGGAAAGAGCGCTGGCGACCACAGGCTGGTAGAACATCCACAGGAGCTTCTTGCAGATGTTGAAAGCTCTCAGTCTTCTCAGGAAGTGCATCTTGCTCTGAGCTGGAGGTGTTCAGCTGCAGGTTGCCCTCACCAGGCTCCGGTACTCCTCCTCAGCGTAATCTCTAATAAATCCCATAAAGGCTGTCATCTGcgaactatatatatatatatatatatatatatatatatatatatatatatatatatatatatatatatatatatatatatatatatatatatatatatatatatatatatatatacatccatATATACAtccatatatacgtatatatatatatatatatatatatatatatatatatatatatatatatatatatatatataccccgcctctcgcccgaagacagttgggataggctccagcaccccctgcgaccccgtgaggaaaaagcggtagaaaatgaatgaatgaagaccgTTTACCGTTTAAAATTGGTTGCTTGGAGCTAGTGCTAGTTCCCCCTTGGGGTGAAGTGCACCCCCTTGGTCAGGAGGGCACCAAGGGCCCAGCCCACTCCACCATTTAAAATTGTCACTTCCCTGctagtgtgcgtgtgtggttgCAATCAGTGGCCATTTTCTCTGGTTTTCTAATGTTTTCAGTGCTATATTTGAAGCATGAATTTCTTCTGCTCGTTTTATTGATATCCTGATGCCATTTTATAGTGGGAATGACAGCTGTGTTTGTTGAGTAAATAACATCTAACTGCTAAGCAAATGAGGTACTACGCCTAACCTGCATATCTGCAGTTGGCAGGTGTGTTAGTGTGTCTGTATCAGTGATGTGCAGTCAGGAGAGGCAGGTGAGGAACTatcattatgaaaaaaacacaatcaaaaaaacaaataacaaaatacaaatattttctaaatgtattttctattttagtCCAATCGCTTTTAACATGttcttaaaaattaaaattaaaattctctGAATTTGCACACTTCTCGTTCAAGTGAGGCAGCTGCAAGTTTGACACGCTACATGTTGCGTTGTGTCAGGGTGCCTGCCAGTTTGAGTTTGTGAGCATAATGTCTTTATTGTAAGACATGagtatggaaaaaaaactaattgtGTATATTTAAAAGTAATAACTGacatcaatgaatgaatcatacaCGTCATAAGGCAGTGCCTCGAGCAGGACTGGAAGCACACATTAACAGTAGAAACCTTCCTGCACTCGATGTTCCCAGCACCACTCCTTCCACACTGAAAAGCGTGTTTAGAGCATTCATGGAAACTTatcaaacattttaaatgtgcctgCACATGACTCCCCTAATCCTTAAACTATCACAAACAATAGACAAACTTAAAGAGACAAAGCAATACACTGTAACATATAAGCTGCTAGCACGTTAGCAAGACAAAATTGTCTAATTtgtcacataaaaaataatcaaatgccGTGGTGGAGGCTGCCTGACAATTTGGGATCATTGTGTGATGGTGATATGATGCTACATATACATTCAATGCTAGCTAACTTAGAACATCAACTTTCCCTTTTAACAGTCAGTAACGGTCGACAgatggatcggcgcagcctcggcagtaatgcggttgctgtaccggaccgtcgtggtgaaaagagagctgagccggaaggcaaagatGGTGGCAGTCAGTACCCACCATTCCAATTTTGGTGTGTCTACAGCAGGGCTGGGCTTTAAGCACAAAATCAAAACCAAGCTTGTAGAGTAAAACTGGTTAAAAAACAGGCATTAAAAAAAGATCAAAATGAGACATCTTTACAAAAAACAATTGTTTCGGTAACAGGAAGAGTGAGTGCTCTTCTCATGGTTCAACAGTCTTGacgttttttcttctctctgtgAAGCGCAAGCTAGCAATGGTAGAAATGGAGTTTGAAAAGCTGATAAACAGGCTGTGTTTGTTCTAAAACATTTGAGCCTTGGAAAACCTTCGTCTTTGTGAGTATCTGTGTAAAAATCACCTGAAATAGCAATCTCAAATGTCCCTGAATTGTTATATTGAATGTGTTTGTAAATTTGGTGTGATGTACTAGCTGTTAGCTGTCTTGTGTTTTGGCTAGCTACTTGTGTTTAGCATATTTAATGCACATTTATAGATAGTAATAGTATTCTCTGTATGTTACAGTTACCGCACGCACACATGTACGACAAAGAAAGCTTTAAAAGAAGCAAGAAAAGTAAGCCTTGTGGAGGGAGTTTTCTTTACTGGTTGGCTGGCTGTCTAGCAGCATACAGTCATGTATTGTGAGGACAGCATACTCTTCTCTGATTAAAACCTGGCTTGCAGTTCTTACAATGTAGACCCCTTGTAcacatattatcatattattattattattatactactatCCTTGTTGTCTCTATAAGGTTCATTCAATAATAGCTAATAATCATACCTTAAAATAAAGTTGATATGGAGTATTAACATGTTGATTGCTGTGGTGTATGTGGCAGGAGCATCACTGTTTATTTGGACATGTCTTTTCAGTCTGCATCAtagaaaatcataaaataaaatctggAGGAAACTGAGCTGCAGACCAGATGGGGAAATACATGGCTCTGCATCACAGAAACAATATGgacaacaaacaaaagcaaaaaagccATTTAGAGTCAGAATGTGAGCAGGTTACTGGAATCTAAATATGTGCAAGTAAATTATTGATTTTACTTTAATTGCATCTTGTTGCTCTTTGTTTAATTATCACATTCTTAATGTATGTATCTgttatgtgtatttattaaatgtTGGCTAACCCACTGTTATTACAACTGGTATCATGACACATGACACAAGGaaaacattgcaatattttcatgTGCTTTGGGTGTTATCAACAGACCAGCATCCCACCCTGGTGATCAGCCAACTATTGGTTTCACAGTTTAGTCACTAGCAACCAATCGCCAGCATGCCAGCATCcaaacagtatacagtatgttggtCTTGCTGGTCTTACCAGCATACCATGTCTATCCTTGTCTTACTCGCATCCCATGCTGGTAGGCTGCTCCACCACACCAGCAGAGACCAAAGGACGGTGGTGGTGCAGGATTGAAGGATTAATCTAAAgttctagattttttttcatggatagctgacacaaacacaaaatcagTCGAGTGGAAGCTGCCACAGTCTTGCGAGGCTGTGCTTAAACACAGTAGGAGAGAATAGTGACTGTTTCGTTGTGGCATAAATAGTTAAGTACACAGCTGCAACAATGCCAAGTATAACATAGTGTATTTGTAATAAAGGCACGCCAAATTAccctatttaaaaaaagtaaatgattcaataaataaataagcaaactaaaatttatataattatatatatatatatatatatatatatatatgtacacacccttattacttcattcattcattcattcattttctaccgctttttcctcacgagggttgttaTCTTTTAATGTGTGCAGGAATATTTGTTTTGAGTAACTTACCCCAACAATGGCGTTTAGGGACAGTCCGagatttcaaaacaaacaatggGGCGCTTTTAGATCACAGCTCATTGATGAGCTCATGTCTACGTTTACGCCATTTTTCTCCCTTCCTGTGTGGGGCGCTAGTTGGCCTCAGGCTGGCTGGCCGTCCCCAGACATCCATAGAAGAAGAATAGCAACGAACAGAAGAAGACATTTGTTGACGGGTGTTATGACAACATTGTTTGCCTGCGGTTGGTTTTATTAACAAGAGGAAAACGTTGATTATTTGGTATTTATTGCTATGTTTAGCGACGAAGCTCAAGTGCCTGTGAGTATACCGTCCTCATGGAAGAAATGTCAGCAGTTGACCCAGGAATCGGTACGTTTCACCAGCAATTTCAATACCGGAATCGGTATTGATTTGTATCGATGACGATGAACAGGAGGGCATTTGTAGTGATGAGGCTTcgtgaagaagaaagaaagtgtCTGTGTGCTTTTAAATCATTTCATACAAAAACgtgaaatgaaaatgtattagcAACTTAGCTTTTAGTCACAATGTCGATAAACACCTGGACTTTTACTGTTTTACTATTTAATGTTTTACAGCCTGAAATATACACCTTGACTTCTCCACCCTTTCTCATGTAAAGTTAgattgcagtgtgtgtgtgtactgtatgtgtatagaCCTGGAGATGCAACTTTTTCTTGAAGTATGTATAACCTAATATTTCAgctctgtgctactaaaatgacattatttttctcatattacgagtttattcttgtgaaattacatctgattttccatttctgttgtttttttcccacaatttCCCAattcctaattttccaaaactataactttaatgtgttttgtttctcatgtttccacttttttccactttcttttttctttaatatttcaactctatgctgctATAGTAACATAATTGGTATTACCtgtttattctcacaaattgctttgcaaaatatcaaagtttgATTTTCACCACTGctttattaaacacatttttggagCAAGACCTAATATATGCTTTTTCcccttgtgtgtctgtgtgtttctgtgtgtgttgtttttgtgtgtgtctgtgtgtaaatGTTTCAGAGAGGCTGTCAGACCAGGGTGATTGACAGCACTGAAGCAGGAGTCCAGGCTGTTTCCTGTGTGATTGGCGCTACTCAGACGGAGCTGCAGGATCAAGTCACAACTCACTTCCTCCAAGACCCACACGACGAGCTCAGTTCTCCGGGCCTGAAGGATTTCTTACGCCGGGTGGAGGTCCCAGTCATCAGAGAGTTGGTCAGGAGCGCTAAGAGTCACGCTTTCGATGGCTTTCAGGTCAACTGGGAAGAACACAATCAGATGGTAACACAGTACAACACTATGCTGGCAGAGAACACGCGGCGGGTTCCATGGGTCTTTTTATTTTGTAGGTTTTGTGCCTTCACCAACTTGAACATCCCAAAGCTGTGGAGCGATCGCTTCCTGTAACGAGTGTATCCTGGAGTTGCACTGGTGCATCAGTCGTCTGTGCATATGGCCGGTATGTTCCTACAGCCATCATCAAACACCCATTTGGCGTGAGCGTGTGCTTCACTGGCTGCTTTTTGCGTTGATGGGCAGGATGGGAGAAGGCGACTGGAGCGATGACAAGTCATACGTGTGCATGTGGAACCTGGACCATCGAGGTCTGAACCCCAAACAAGCTGATCTGGTCATCAATGTTACAACTGCAGTGACTTCCCTGAGCTGCCACCCCATGCGGCCTGCTCTCATCGCAGGTAGGCCATTCATTGCTGCAACCTTCTACCATCCCACTCAGGAGTGAACGTGTGTTCTGTCGTGGCTGCAGGTGGTTTGTACAGTGGAGAAGTGGTGGTCTGGGACACCAGTCAGACGACAGATCCAGTGCTGATGCAAACAGGCATGTCTGCAGACAGCCACAGGGAGCCTGTTTGTCAGGTCAGTGAGTCCACATGAGATTTTCCTTGGCTAGGGTAGGTTTAGGGTAGAGATACTTGAGCTCCTTCAGCTAGTACGGATGCCTACCAGACGCCTCCCTGTTGAGGTGTTCTGAGCCCAGCTGGGAGAAGCTccgggggcagacctaggacaatGCTacagccatagcatttcagtatgtggaatcaaactatggaacagATTGAGTAAGGGGCTTAAATAATGGACTAAGATttgccaattcaagaaacaatgcaagcagttgatgtttgctaaatacaaggaagaagagTGTTGAACTTACCTTTATCACTACACTGATTGTTGTATCAGTGTTTCCCAAAACACTGGTTGTatggatttttgtatttcagattCTGTTAAGGGGGTCGTGGTTGCTTTACAGTTGGGACatcatggaaagattccagtcaaatATTGGACACtacatactcaacaagcaggatcaaaactagcaaactgctgtcagtgcaTGAATGAACCACTGAATTATCTTCAATAGTTCGAGTTCAATACCACAATAACGTTTATGTTTTTACAGTGTGCAAGAGTGGGGGTACATGGCTTTAACAATTACATTATGTATTAAAAATCACATCTGgagtacaggaagtgaataaacgTACTGTGAAACAGATAGGGgttgaggggtaggattaaataagctttgcttcttcctactccttttggacatgcagAACTGTAAACtgaattatgtgatgtattccagcTTGAtccatgttcaaataaaattaaaccattaccatagctCATTCCCCAACAAATTTTTCCACTATTTGTCGTTTTAAACATTTCAGCTCTTTGttcctaaaattacattttccctcataatattacaagttaacttgcataatattgcaactttttgttgttaaatttaaactttttctcTTGCTTTTGGCTTTATCGCACAAGTGGTTcgcacgtaggccacacagtcagaggatcgggaagacctgggttcgattctgtactgtgtgtgtgtggagtttgcatgttctccccgtgcatgcgtgggttttctccaggtactccggtttcctcccacattccaaaaacatgctaggttaattggccactccaaattgtccataggtatgaatgtgagtgtgaatggttgtttgtctatatgtgccctgtgattggctggccaccagtccagggtgtacccctaaagtcagctgggataggcgccagcgtATCTGCAACCCTaagtgatgataagcggcatagaagatgaatggctttgttcttgtaaaattattgctgaatttactatatttttaaaatgtctcccTAATAGAATGACTGAAAAGAGCATCTGATGtgctctctctctgtgtgtgtgtgtgtgtaggtaacCTGGGTGCCACTACACGATAAAGGAGAGTTTGGAGTTCTGAGTGCATGCTCAGGAGGAAGACTCCTGCTGTGGACGGTCAACTCGGAGCAAGGAAGATTTGTACTGAAGGCAGCCTTTGCTTTGGTCCAACAGCAGCTTCCTTCCGTCAGCAGCAGCTTCAAGGTGAACGTGACCTGCCTTTATTTATGTCTTCTAACAGCAGATACTTTCATTTGTCTGCAATGAAAGACCACCGTTTGTCAGCCAAACGCTGACAAATCCAAACTTGTGGTTGTTTCTGCCGAGAATGTCGCTCCAAGCGTTCTTTGATGTTGCATGTAGGCACAAGGAACCATCACCGTGGGTGTCACTTCCATGGATCTCTCCGCCTGGGACCCAGATACCTTGATTGTCGGCTCCGAGGGAGGCCTTCTGCTGAGATGTTCCCTCTCCTCCCAGACACCAGCTGCGGTCCCGCCTCAAAGCCAAAGCGTTCCACTGAGAGCTCCGGTAGTCTTCTCCTTCAGGCCCGGCAGCGGTCCCGTCCACTCCATACACTGCTCACCTTTCCACAGGTACAGACGTGACAACGATGGCTGACTAAAGCTATGGTGACTcacgttgctgtttttttggtttaggAACCTGTTTTTGAGCGCAGGGACTGATGGTTTGGCTCACCTACATTCTCTGCTGCAGACCAACCCCCTACTGTCCCTTCGAGTGTCAGACACGTATGTGTTTAAGGTGCAGTGGTCTCCAAGCCGGCCTTTGCTCTTTGCTGCAGCCACAGGACAAGGTACAGCAAAGCTGTCTGTCTTATTAGCAACAAAAGGGAGTATACCCTGAATGAAAATGACCAAACTGGGCCCAATTAGTCTTTTTCCCCCTGGGGTCGTGTCACTTGTCAGTGTTAAAATGCGAGTTTTTATGTGGacatacttttgttttgttgaaacTGGACATTTCTTCCACAGTTATTTGAAAATATTGCTGTCCATCCAACCGTCTGTAAGGCGGGAAATGTGTCCTGACTTCGGTAGACTGTCCATCCAACCGTCTGTGAGGTGGTCAATGTCTCGATTTAGCTTTACCGTCTGTGAGGCCATAATTGTGCCCCGACTTAAGCTTGTTTTATGCTGGACGCATCTGAGGGCCAAATTATGTCACTTTTTCATCCGGACCACGCACACAGTCTTGTCCCCGCATCTGAAGTATAGCAATACCGCCATTTATATGAATCATAGTGCAGAGACCACAGGGATAGCCAAGCCATGTGACAAACCTCTTCCTTTGCTATCACAgcagcaaataaaaacaaaacaattcctCTTCTTCAAGAAGTAGACGTGCAAGTGTCGCCATGTTGGCCGCTGAGTAAACAATGGCAAATTTCTTCCCTTCTAGTTTAGTACCGTAGAAGTGTTTTCGATACACTGCCCCCTGCAGTTTGGGAGCAGACGCCGCAATAAGTATAAAGTCACACATGGTCTCTCAAGCGGCTCGTTTCTGTCCCCCACCTCTCAacaaaagctgggataggctccagcatacccccgcaaccctattgaggataagcggtatagaaaatggatggatatattttGTCCAGACAACCTGTAAATAATTTTTTGCttgatttttaaatgtacatatgtatttatgtttattattgcttaaattatttttatttttctttaactttCTTGATAAATGTGTCTCTAATATAAGTTGTATTCTCCTTGGCCAGGTGAGGTGCAGATATTTGACCTGAGCGGCAGGTCACTGAGGCCGGTGGCCACCATTGGCCAGGGAGGCGATGGCAAGGCTGCAACGTGTTTGGCCTTCAACGGCCAGCACAGCGGCCTCCTCGCAGTGGGAAGAAGCGACGGAACAATTGGTGTTTGGAAACTAAGCACCGACTTGACAGAGCAGAAGCCCA
This genomic window from Doryrhamphus excisus isolate RoL2022-K1 chromosome 17, RoL_Dexc_1.0, whole genome shotgun sequence contains:
- the dync2i2 gene encoding WD repeat-containing protein 34, which codes for MFSDEAQVPVSIPSSWKKCQQLTQESRGCQTRVIDSTEAGVQAVSCVIGATQTELQDQVTTHFLQDPHDELSSPGLKDFLRRVEVPVIRELVRSAKSHAFDGFQVNWEEHNQMVLCLHQLEHPKAVERSLPVTSVSWSCTGASVVCAYGRMGEGDWSDDKSYVCMWNLDHRGLNPKQADLVINVTTAVTSLSCHPMRPALIAGGLYSGEVVVWDTSQTTDPVLMQTGMSADSHREPVCQVTWVPLHDKGEFGVLSACSGGRLLLWTVNSEQGRFVLKAAFALVQQQLPSVSSSFKAQGTITVGVTSMDLSAWDPDTLIVGSEGGLLLRCSLSSQTPAAVPPQSQSVPLRAPVVFSFRPGSGPVHSIHCSPFHRNLFLSAGTDGLAHLHSLLQTNPLLSLRVSDTYVFKVQWSPSRPLLFAAATGQGEVQIFDLSGRSLRPVATIGQGGDGKAATCLAFNGQHSGLLAVGRSDGTIGVWKLSTDLTEQKPTETNLLEQIASQVAE